A genomic region of Zea mays cultivar B73 chromosome 6, Zm-B73-REFERENCE-NAM-5.0, whole genome shotgun sequence contains the following coding sequences:
- the LOC100275604 gene encoding uncharacterized protein LOC100275604, whose translation MASPARPAAASVSAAFGLSPDPKRCSFDQALRHKENRLLMSFVNYHDQEKVSKEIVTDAIESCMKKQADNLLNSLEVISGRLSQLELYCYKLERSIGELRSDVMDYHNEANLNFQCLDKQLKEVQKSVQVVQERQELAETQKEMTKLQIVHEDSAQKSERSAPSVFINRENEIALVPLHQVNSVQSPAVQFQSCSGLILQQLVPVQDQQRSNQTAMYCMRGQSHLEHRQAQMFQAAAQPVQTHTTRKTQAHTVLEVPQVTTRQTPEFYAQPQHQWQHQTGQQLQSQVRQPQPQVVQQQQQYNNIQQGPAQMVQPQTSSPHAHSTPQITLVYPPYGAHQSACGNAEARTGSIVVPPSHSTISSSQRKHHEAAPIYVQSNTVSVPLTEQHQQLHSLGNGSFVPQPSKVSPCGVASYTVQGNAQAYSPAYGSPSSNPATIVAVLNQQAHCSAPMVLHHLGPSQSVQNHPIGIADKVARMGYPKDQVVDGLALRMVDAGQPAECNTLHDRLSSVTHAVAPQAWSG comes from the exons ATGGCGTCCCCGGCACGGCCCGCCGCCGCATCCGTCTCCGCCGCCTTCGGCCTCTCGCCCGACCCCAAACGCTGCTCCTTCGACCAGGCGCTCCGGCACAAG GAGAACAGACTGTTGATGTCATTTGTTAATTACCACGATCAAGAAAAGGTCTCTAAAGAAATCGTAACAGACGCTATAGAAAGCTGCATGAAGAAACAGGCAGATAACTTGTTGAATTCGCTGGAAGTTATCAGTGGTAGGCTGTCGCAATTGGAGCTGTATTGCTATAAGCTGGAAAGGTCCATTGGAGAATTACGAAGTGACGTGATGGATTATCATAACGAAGCAAATCTCAACTTCCAGTGCCTTGATAAGCAATTGAAAGAG GTTCAGAAATCTGTGCAGGTCGTTCAGGAAAGGCAGGAGCTTGCTGAAACTCAGAAAGAAATGACCAAACTTCAGATAGTACATGAGGATTCCGCACAAAAGAGTGAACGTAGTGCTCCATCAGTTTTCATAAATAGGGAAAATGAGATTGCCCTTGTGCCATTGCACCAAGTAAATTCTGTCCAGTCTCCTGCTGTGCAATTCCAAAGTTGCAGTGGCCTTATTCTACAGCAACTGGTGCCAGTCCAAGACCAGCAGCGCTCAAACCAAACTGCCATGTACTGCATGCGAGGCCAAAGTCATCTGGAGCACAGACAGGCCCAAATGTTCCAAGCTGCTGCTCAACCTGTGCAGACACACACTACTAGGAAAACTCAGGCACATACAGTACTTGAGGTACCTCAGGTAACCACCAGACAGACACCAGAGTTCTACGCTCAACCGCAGCATCAATGGCAACATCAAACAGGTCAGCAGCTTCAGTCCCAGGTAAGGCAACCACAACCACAGGTggttcaacaacagcagcagtacaACAATATCCAGCAAGGTCCAGCACAGATGGTCCAGCCGCAAACATCCTCTCCACATGCTCATAGCACGCCACAGATCACACTAGTATATCCTCCATACGGAGCTCATCAGTCTGCATGTGGTAACGCTGAGGCACGCACTGGGAGCATTGTCGTGCCACCTTCGCACTCTACAATTTCCTCATCCCAGCGGAAGCATCATGAAGCTGCTCCTATTTATGTACAAAGCAACACAGTTTCTGTTCCATTGACGGAGCAGCACCAGCAACTTCATTCACTTGGCAATGGCTCATTTGTACCTCAGCCAAGTAAAGTTAGTCCATGCGGTGTAGCATCATATACGGTACAAGGGAATGCACAGGCCTACAGCCCTGCTTACGGAAGCCCTTCCAGCAATCCTGCTACTATTGTTGCTGTCCTTAATCAACAAGCACATTGCAGTGCTCCCATGGTGCTTCATCACCTGGGACCATCTCAGTCAGTGCAGAACCATCCGATAGGCATTGCTGATAAGGTTGCTCGAATGGGTTACCCAAAGGATCAAGTAGTTGATGGCCTTGCGCTCCGTATGGTGGATGCAGGCCAGCCTGCAGAATGTAACACCCTGCACGATAGGTTGAGCTCTGTCACCCATGCGGTGGCTCCTCAGGCATGGTCTGGATAG
- the LOC100283492 gene encoding protein DEHYDRATION-INDUCED 19 isoform X1, with protein sequence MDSEHWISRLAAAKRFYAAQLGHSDRAGMDELEMDEEVRPEFPCPYCYEDHDVGSLCAHLEEEHPFEPQAANRRRLRRFIIPGSQALSLLSRDLREAHLQVLLGGGGQRSSDNSSSSSATNISADPLLSSFGLGFPTSDAEQASKSTVSIPDDATTVKEAPAQARKLSIDSSLTSEERELKRKQARVRATFVQDLLLSTLFGD encoded by the exons ATGGACTCCGAGCACTGGATCTCGCGCCTGGCCGCCGCGAAGCGCTTCTACGCGGCGCAGCTCGGCCACAGCG ATCGGGCCGGGATGGATGAGCTGGAGATGGACGAGGAGGTCAGGCCCGAGTTCCCCTGCCCCTACTGCTACGAGGACCACGACGTCGGATCCCTCTGCGCGCAcctggaggaggagcacccgttcgAACCCCAAGCCGCG AATCGCCGCCGGCTGCGCAGATTCATCATTCCAGGCAGCCAGGCCCTCTCTTTGCTGAGCCGAGATCTACGGGAAGCCCACTTGCAGGTGCTCCTCGGAGGAGGCGGACAGAGATCCAgcgacaacagcagcagcagcagcgccaCGAACATTTCGGCTGATCCTCTTCTGTCGTCGTTCGGCCTTGGCTTCCCTACCTCAGACGCGGAGCAAGCATCCAAGTCGACTGTTTCCATTCCTGATGATGCAACGACGGTGAAAGAAGCGCCCGCTCAGGCACGGAAGCTAAG TATCGATTCGTCGCTCACAAGTGAAGAAAGGGAGCTGAAGCGGAAGCAAGCCCGCGTCAGAGCCACGTTCGTGCAGGACCTGCTGCTCTCTACTCTATTCGGCGACTGA
- the LOC100283492 gene encoding Protein DEHYDRATION-INDUCED 19 — MDSEHWISRLAAAKRFYAAQLGHSDRAGMDELEMDEEVRPEFPCPYCYEDHDVGSLCAHLEEEHPFEPQAAACPVCSEMVTKDMVNHITTQHGYLFKNRRRLRRFIIPGSQALSLLSRDLREAHLQVLLGGGGQRSSDNSSSSSATNISADPLLSSFGLGFPTSDAEQASKSTVSIPDDATTVKEAPAQARKLSIDSSLTSEERELKRKQARVRATFVQDLLLSTLFGD; from the exons ATGGACTCCGAGCACTGGATCTCGCGCCTGGCCGCCGCGAAGCGCTTCTACGCGGCGCAGCTCGGCCACAGCG ATCGGGCCGGGATGGATGAGCTGGAGATGGACGAGGAGGTCAGGCCCGAGTTCCCCTGCCCCTACTGCTACGAGGACCACGACGTCGGATCCCTCTGCGCGCAcctggaggaggagcacccgttcgAACCCCAAGCCGCG GCCTGCCCTGTCTGCTCAGAGATGGTTACGAAGGATATGGTTAACCATATTACTACGCAACATGGATATTTATTCAAG AATCGCCGCCGGCTGCGCAGATTCATCATTCCAGGCAGCCAGGCCCTCTCTTTGCTGAGCCGAGATCTACGGGAAGCCCACTTGCAGGTGCTCCTCGGAGGAGGCGGACAGAGATCCAgcgacaacagcagcagcagcagcgccaCGAACATTTCGGCTGATCCTCTTCTGTCGTCGTTCGGCCTTGGCTTCCCTACCTCAGACGCGGAGCAAGCATCCAAGTCGACTGTTTCCATTCCTGATGATGCAACGACGGTGAAAGAAGCGCCCGCTCAGGCACGGAAGCTAAG TATCGATTCGTCGCTCACAAGTGAAGAAAGGGAGCTGAAGCGGAAGCAAGCCCGCGTCAGAGCCACGTTCGTGCAGGACCTGCTGCTCTCTACTCTATTCGGCGACTGA
- the LOC100282636 gene encoding dnaJ subfamily B member 5, which produces MGLDYYKILGVDKGATDDDLKKAYRKLAMKWHPDKNPNNKKEAENKFKQISEAYEVLSDPQKRAVYDQYGEEGLKGQVPPPGAGGAGPGGATFFSTGGDGPTVFRFNPRNAEDIFAEFFGGSSPFGGMGGGGMGGSGMGGGMPGMRSGGTRFSSSIFGDDIFGSAFGGGPDGHGMHAGGRAVKAPAIERKLPCSLEELYKGTTKKMKISREISDASGKTIPVEEILTIDVKPGWKKGTKITFPEKGNETPNTIPADLVFIIDEKPHPVFTRDGNDLVVTQKIPLAEALTGYTAHVTTLDGRSLTVPISSVIHPGYEEVVRGEGMPIPKDPSRKGNLRIKFDIKFPARLTADQKSGVKRLLGQ; this is translated from the exons ATGGGGCTTGACTATTACAAGATCCTAGGCGTCGACAAGGGCGCCACCGATGACGACCTCAAGAAGGCCTACCGCAAGCTCGCCATGAAATGGCACCCCGACAAGAAccccaacaacaagaaggaggccGAGAACAAGTTCAAGCAGATCTCGGAGGCGTACGAG GTGCTGAGCGACCCGCAGAAGCGCGCGGTGTACGACCAGTACGGCGAGGAGGGTCTTAAGGGGCAGGTGCCGCCGCCGGGCGCCGGCGGGGCGGGGCCCGGCGGCgcaaccttcttctccaccggcggcGACGGGCCGACGGTGTTCCGGTTCAACCCGCGCAACGCGGAGGACATCTTCGCCGAGTTCTTCGGCGGCTCCAGCCCCTTCGGCGGCATGGGCGGCGGTGGCATGGGCGGCAGCGGCATGGGCGGTGGGATGCCCGGCATGCGGAGCGGCGGTACGAGGTTCTCCTCCTCCATCTTCGGGGACGACATATTCGGCTCTGCGTTCGGCGGCGGCCCGGACGGGCACGGCATGCACGCCGGCGGGCGGGCCGTGAAGGCGCCGGCCATAGAGCGGAAGCTGCCGTGCAGCCTCGAGGAGCTGTACAAGGGCACCACCAAGAAGATGAAGATCTCCAGGGAAATCTCTGACGCCAGTGG GAAGACGATCCCAGTGGAAGAGATCCTAACGATCGACGTGAAGCCGGGGTGGAAGAAGGGCACCAAGATCACGTTCCCGGAGAAGGGCAACGAGACGCCCAACACGATCCCGGCGGACCTCGTCTTCATCATCGACGAGAAGCCGCACCCGGTGTTCACCCGCGACGGCAACGACCTGGTGGTGACCCAGAAGATCCCGCTGGCGGAGGCCCTGACGGGGTACACCGCGCACGTGACGACGCTGGACGGGCGCAGCCTGACGGTGCCCATCAGCTCCGTGATCCACCCGGGCTACGAGGAGGTGGTGCGAGGGGAGGGCATGCCGATACCCAAGGACCCGTCCAGGAAGGGCAACCTCCGGATCAAGTTCGACATCAAGTTCCCGGCGAGGCTCACGGCGGACCAGAAGTCCGGTGTCAAGAGGCTGCTCGGGCAGTAG